In Devosia beringensis, a single window of DNA contains:
- a CDS encoding DMT family transporter — MPVGVIYAVVAYSVYSCGDAIIKGFGQNLSVFEIGFFIAVFSLIPAAFAKPRSERWRDSFKLRDARLVHLRSFSGLASSTLVTYAFVTIPFAETYSLVFLMPLFITVMSVLILKERVDRLRWAMLTLGFLGVMMVVQPGFRELKLGHLAAVCCAFFGATTTTVLRVIAPTEQRVSLIALPALHLIVANAVLMLPGFVWPTAQQFGLLAASGSLVGMGHILLIAATRNAPASQVAPIQYVQIVWAIGLGAFFFAEYPDLLAYIGLGVVVLSGLVNVFLDGARTRIAGRFAEYRATRPGPPSNITEVQGPEI, encoded by the coding sequence ATGCCGGTCGGCGTGATTTATGCGGTCGTCGCCTATTCGGTCTATTCCTGCGGCGACGCGATCATCAAGGGCTTCGGACAGAACCTGTCGGTCTTCGAGATCGGCTTCTTCATCGCCGTCTTCAGCCTGATCCCGGCCGCCTTCGCCAAGCCACGCAGCGAGCGCTGGCGCGACAGCTTCAAGCTCAGGGATGCGCGCCTGGTGCATCTGCGCTCGTTCAGCGGCCTCGCCTCCTCGACCCTGGTCACCTATGCCTTCGTCACCATTCCCTTCGCCGAGACCTATTCTCTGGTCTTCCTGATGCCGCTCTTCATCACCGTCATGTCGGTGCTGATCCTCAAGGAACGCGTCGACAGGCTGCGCTGGGCCATGCTGACACTGGGCTTTCTCGGCGTCATGATGGTGGTGCAACCCGGCTTCCGCGAGCTGAAGCTGGGCCACCTGGCCGCCGTATGCTGCGCCTTTTTCGGTGCCACCACCACCACGGTGCTGCGCGTCATCGCCCCCACCGAACAGCGCGTGAGCCTGATCGCCCTGCCCGCGCTCCATCTCATCGTGGCCAATGCCGTGCTGATGCTGCCCGGCTTTGTCTGGCCGACCGCCCAGCAGTTCGGCCTCCTGGCCGCCAGCGGCAGCCTGGTGGGCATGGGCCATATCCTGCTCATCGCCGCCACCCGCAATGCCCCCGCCAGCCAGGTGGCGCCGATCCAATATGTGCAGATCGTCTGGGCCATTGGTCTGGGCGCCTTCTTCTTTGCCGAATACCCAGATCTGCTGGCTTATATCGGCCTGGGCGTGGTGGTGCTGTCGGGCCTGGTCAACGTCTTCCTCGACGGCGCCCGCACCCGCATTGCTGGCCGCTTTGCCGAATATCGCGCCACTCGCCCGGGCCCACCCTCCAACATCACCGAGGTGCAGGGGCCTGAAATTTAG
- a CDS encoding DMT family transporter encodes MPTGVILAFLGYASFSTADALIKHIGPGMSVFEIAFFTTSFSILPLLLTNRNERWRDLYRLRHPFLVHLRCTTAIAGTACVMYAFTHIAFADVYAIGFATPIFVTLLSVLLLKENVTPQRWLLLLLCFVGVVIVIRPGLRALETGHFVIMVGACLGAITTVILRHVAPTERRVSLVGLQVLYSALVNGLLMLPGFVMPNLLQLAIFLGIGLLGGLGGLLLIAATKTTPANLVAPVQYSQLIWAILFGALFFGEYPDWIAIVGMLIVVTSGLLNVLSDRRPMRWKPRLFFFRTGL; translated from the coding sequence ATGCCGACCGGCGTCATCCTGGCCTTTCTCGGCTATGCCAGCTTTTCCACGGCTGATGCCCTGATCAAGCATATCGGGCCGGGCATGTCGGTCTTCGAGATCGCCTTCTTCACCACCAGCTTTTCCATCCTGCCGCTGCTGCTGACCAATCGCAACGAGCGCTGGCGCGACCTCTACCGCCTGCGCCACCCCTTTCTAGTGCACCTGCGCTGCACCACGGCCATCGCCGGCACCGCCTGCGTCATGTATGCCTTCACCCACATTGCCTTTGCCGACGTCTATGCCATCGGCTTTGCCACGCCGATCTTCGTGACGCTGCTCTCGGTACTGCTGCTCAAGGAAAACGTCACGCCACAGCGCTGGCTGCTGCTGTTGCTGTGCTTTGTCGGCGTAGTCATCGTCATCCGCCCGGGCCTGCGCGCGCTGGAGACCGGCCATTTCGTCATCATGGTCGGCGCCTGCCTGGGCGCCATCACCACTGTGATCCTGCGCCATGTCGCGCCCACCGAGCGGCGCGTCAGCCTGGTCGGCCTGCAGGTGCTCTATTCGGCCCTAGTCAACGGCCTGCTGATGCTGCCCGGCTTCGTCATGCCCAATCTGCTGCAACTGGCCATTTTCCTGGGCATCGGCCTGCTGGGCGGCCTTGGCGGCCTACTGCTGATCGCGGCCACCAAGACCACCCCGGCCAACCTCGTCGCCCCCGTGCAGTATAGCCAGCTGATCTGGGCCATCCTGTTCGGCGCGCTGTTCTTTGGCGAATATCCCGACTGGATCGCCATTGTCGGCATGCTGATCGTCGTCACCAGCGGCCTGCTCAACGTGCTGAGCGACCGCCGGCCGATGCGCTGGAAGCCGCGCCTGTTCTTCTTCCGCACCGGCCTATAG
- the alaS gene encoding alanine--tRNA ligase: MTSVNDLRSSFSQYFVRNGHEAVASSPLVPRNDPTLMFTNAGMVQFKNTFTGVEKRPYSRAVSAQKCVRAGGKHNDLDNVGFTARHHTFFEMLGNFSFGDYFKAEAIELAWNLLTKEWELPRDKLMVTIYQDDDEAMALWKKIAGLSEDRIVRLGAKSNFWQMGDTGPCGPCSEIFYDHGDKVWGGPPGSAEEDGDRWIEIWNLVFMQYEQQANGDRSSLPRPSIDTGMGIERVAAVMQGVHDNYDIDLFKALIGAAAAATGVDVQGEGNRSLRVIADHLRSMSFLIAEGVLPSNEGRGYVLRRIMRRAMRHATLLGAEEPVIYKLVPTLVREMGQAYPELQSGEAMIAETVKLEEGRFLKTLGRGLQILADETKEMGEGAVLNGASAFKLYDTYGFPLDLTQDALRLRGISVDQPGFDAAMAAQKAEARKSWSGAGGAATDTIWFSLADQHGPTEFLGYETESAEAEVKALIRDGAEVSTLGVGETGFVVVNQTPFYGESGGQVGDHGVLTGEGLVAIVTDTQKFHGVFAHQVTVSEGALKVGQPITLVVDHARRSAIRSNHSATHLLHEALRLVLGDHVAQKGSMVSPDRLRFDFVHTKPVTPQEMAEVEDIANAIVLQNTPVETRLMGVDEAKESGARALFGEKYGDEVRVVAMGEPTGNSLGWSVELCGGTHVRRTGDIGLVSIVAESAVGAGVRRIEALTGTAARHRGNTNVAIVDAAAGLLRAGSHEVLDRIAALQEQLKRSEKALSDAKQKLAMGGGTEQVAGPEIINGVAFVGRVVEGLQPKDLRGLVDQTKKQVGSAVIAIVGVTEDGKAGLAVGVTEDLLDKASAVDLVRAGSAVLGGQGGGGRPDMAQAGGPDGSKAEEALAAIRALL, from the coding sequence ATGACCAGCGTTAACGACCTGCGTTCGAGTTTTTCCCAGTATTTTGTGCGCAATGGCCACGAGGCCGTGGCGTCGAGCCCGCTGGTGCCGCGCAACGATCCGACGCTGATGTTCACCAATGCGGGCATGGTGCAGTTCAAGAACACCTTTACCGGGGTGGAAAAGCGCCCTTATTCGCGCGCGGTCTCGGCGCAGAAATGCGTGCGCGCCGGCGGCAAGCACAACGATCTCGACAATGTGGGCTTTACCGCCCGCCACCACACCTTTTTCGAGATGCTGGGCAATTTCTCGTTCGGCGACTATTTCAAGGCAGAGGCGATCGAGCTGGCCTGGAACCTGCTCACCAAGGAGTGGGAACTGCCGCGCGACAAGCTGATGGTCACCATCTATCAGGATGATGACGAGGCCATGGCGCTGTGGAAGAAGATTGCCGGCCTCAGCGAAGACCGCATCGTGCGGCTCGGCGCCAAGTCCAACTTCTGGCAGATGGGCGATACCGGCCCGTGCGGTCCCTGCTCGGAAATCTTCTACGACCATGGCGACAAGGTCTGGGGCGGCCCGCCGGGCTCGGCCGAGGAAGATGGCGATCGCTGGATCGAGATCTGGAACCTGGTGTTCATGCAGTATGAGCAGCAGGCCAATGGTGACCGCTCCAGCCTGCCGCGCCCCTCGATCGATACCGGCATGGGTATCGAGCGCGTCGCTGCGGTGATGCAGGGCGTGCATGACAATTACGATATCGACCTGTTCAAGGCGCTGATCGGCGCGGCCGCTGCGGCGACTGGCGTCGACGTGCAGGGCGAGGGCAATCGCAGCCTGCGCGTCATCGCCGATCACCTGCGCTCGATGAGCTTTCTGATTGCCGAGGGCGTGCTGCCATCCAATGAAGGCCGCGGCTATGTGCTGCGCCGCATCATGCGCCGCGCCATGCGCCACGCCACGCTGCTGGGCGCCGAAGAGCCGGTGATCTACAAGCTGGTGCCCACCCTGGTGCGCGAGATGGGCCAGGCCTATCCCGAGCTGCAGAGCGGGGAGGCCATGATTGCCGAGACGGTCAAACTCGAGGAAGGGCGCTTCCTCAAGACGCTGGGCCGCGGGCTGCAGATCCTGGCCGACGAGACCAAGGAGATGGGCGAGGGGGCCGTGCTCAATGGCGCCTCGGCCTTCAAGCTCTACGACACCTATGGCTTCCCGCTCGACCTGACGCAGGACGCGTTGCGCCTGCGCGGCATCAGCGTCGACCAGCCCGGCTTTGACGCCGCCATGGCGGCGCAAAAGGCCGAAGCGCGCAAGAGCTGGTCGGGCGCTGGTGGCGCCGCCACCGACACGATCTGGTTCAGCCTGGCCGACCAGCACGGGCCGACCGAATTTTTGGGCTATGAGACCGAAAGCGCCGAGGCCGAGGTCAAGGCGCTGATCCGCGACGGCGCCGAGGTGTCAACCTTGGGCGTCGGCGAGACCGGCTTTGTCGTGGTCAACCAGACGCCGTTTTATGGCGAGAGCGGCGGCCAGGTTGGCGATCACGGCGTGCTCACCGGCGAGGGACTGGTCGCGATCGTCACCGATACGCAGAAATTCCACGGCGTCTTTGCCCACCAGGTCACTGTGAGCGAGGGTGCGCTCAAGGTCGGCCAGCCGATCACCCTGGTGGTCGATCATGCCCGCCGCTCGGCGATCCGCTCGAACCATTCGGCGACCCATCTGCTGCATGAGGCGCTGCGCCTGGTGCTGGGCGACCACGTCGCGCAAAAGGGCTCGATGGTCTCGCCCGACCGGCTGCGCTTCGATTTCGTGCATACCAAGCCGGTGACCCCGCAGGAAATGGCGGAGGTCGAAGACATTGCCAATGCCATCGTGCTGCAGAATACCCCGGTCGAGACGCGGCTGATGGGCGTGGACGAGGCCAAGGAATCGGGCGCCCGCGCCCTGTTCGGCGAGAAATATGGCGATGAGGTCCGCGTCGTGGCCATGGGCGAGCCGACCGGCAATAGCCTGGGCTGGTCAGTGGAACTGTGCGGCGGCACGCATGTGCGGCGCACCGGTGATATCGGCCTGGTCTCGATCGTGGCGGAAAGCGCCGTGGGCGCCGGGGTGCGCCGCATCGAGGCGCTGACCGGCACGGCGGCGCGGCATCGCGGCAATACCAATGTGGCCATTGTCGATGCGGCAGCCGGTCTGCTGCGCGCCGGCAGCCATGAAGTGCTCGATCGCATCGCGGCGCTGCAGGAGCAGCTCAAGCGCAGCGAAAAGGCCCTGAGCGACGCCAAGCAGAAGCTGGCCATGGGCGGCGGCACTGAACAGGTCGCCGGCCCGGAGATCATCAATGGCGTGGCCTTTGTTGGCCGCGTCGTCGAGGGGCTGCAGCCCAAGGATCTGCGCGGCCTCGTCGACCAGACCAAGAAGCAGGTCGGCTCGGCGGTGATTGCCATTGTCGGGGTGACCGAGGACGGCAAGGCGGGCCTGGCCGTTGGCGTGACGGAAGACTTGCTGGACAAGGCCTCGGCCGTCGACCTGGTGCGGGCCGGCTCGGCCGTGCTGGGCGGGCAGGGTGGTGGCGGACGGCCGGACATGGCCCAGGCCGGCGGCCCCGATGGCAGCAAGGCCGAGGAAGCCCTGGCCGCGATCCGCGCGCTGCTCTAG
- a CDS encoding pyridoxamine 5'-phosphate oxidase family protein, which yields MGDFAARPEHVIGDEAALRALFPETHTLAALKSQPFLDAHAQAFIRRSPFLCLGTQSATGRADVSPRGDPVGFVRILDAHTLAIPDRPGNNRLDSLVNIIANPSVGLLFLIPGFDDTLRVNGQASVVTDPVLLESMRVNDRLPRVAIVVRVEEAFLHCAKAFRRAHLWDPSHFQDRAEMASLMQILLDQTTGAPDDAAAMRKLDEDLEADYKTSMY from the coding sequence ATGGGCGATTTTGCGGCACGGCCGGAACATGTCATTGGCGACGAAGCAGCGTTGCGGGCGCTGTTTCCGGAAACCCACACGCTGGCGGCGCTGAAGAGCCAGCCGTTTCTGGATGCGCATGCCCAGGCCTTTATCCGGCGCTCGCCGTTCCTCTGCCTGGGGACGCAAAGTGCAACGGGCCGAGCCGATGTCAGCCCGCGCGGCGACCCGGTGGGATTTGTTCGCATCCTCGACGCACACACGCTGGCGATACCGGACCGGCCGGGCAATAATCGGCTCGACAGCCTCGTCAACATCATCGCCAATCCCAGCGTTGGCCTGCTTTTTCTCATTCCGGGCTTTGACGACACGCTGCGGGTGAACGGCCAAGCCAGCGTGGTGACCGATCCGGTTCTGCTCGAGAGCATGCGGGTCAATGACCGGTTGCCCCGGGTCGCTATCGTGGTCAGGGTCGAGGAGGCGTTTCTCCATTGCGCCAAGGCCTTCCGGCGCGCGCATCTGTGGGACCCGAGCCACTTCCAGGACCGCGCAGAGATGGCATCGCTGATGCAGATCCTGCTCGACCAGACGACCGGTGCGCCCGACGACGCGGCGGCAATGCGCAAACTGGATGAGGATCTCGAGGCCGACTACAAGACCTCGATGTATTAG